The Devosia sp. MC521 genome has a segment encoding these proteins:
- a CDS encoding site-specific integrase: MTDVPNHPRLMLRKGVYYHRASVPLDIRDTYPKTEEVFSLKTKDPREAVKLVRKAAAEVDARFDEHRRRQNAMVTMRDELTDAELKAVEQAYYVHLLEEDDQRRDGGFYDGEMLELPAPTFDEYAENVAFGLKLAEHYLPRRASSEFYDDEADEVLSWDGFDISLSKSSISRKKVVAAIQRAEIKAYKDIALRNQGELIDTPVVDTPVVRRASGVMLSDAAKAWVADKRPGWTDKTAKANEVAIGWFIDLVGDRFLGGYTKADGRAFKAALQALPANWTKQPQLKGLSFSKAVEKSAQLGLEPMSLKNAAKNMQFVGAFWTWAEGNYDEVSGSPMVKLSLPKSSARDERDAFTSDDLAAIFSAPLYRGCLSLHNWKQKGNVVPVDSGRYWVPLVGLYTGARLAEIVQLNVEDVRFEGDVAYLSLMPGAEEGDDRRVKNANARRNIPIHSQLVAAGFLEFVQRATSGKQKRLFPDIDKAADGTYSSAFSKWFGNFLKACGVKTKKNSFHSFRHTFEDACRAGGVPMEYINAIQGHAQGGEADRYGNGGYPVALLKAQIEKVRLVSLR; the protein is encoded by the coding sequence ATGACTGACGTGCCAAATCATCCCCGACTTATGCTCCGCAAGGGCGTCTACTATCACCGTGCTTCGGTGCCGTTGGACATCCGCGATACTTACCCGAAGACCGAAGAGGTTTTCTCTCTCAAGACCAAAGACCCTCGCGAAGCCGTCAAGCTGGTACGTAAGGCCGCTGCCGAGGTGGATGCTCGGTTCGATGAACATCGTCGTCGTCAGAACGCGATGGTTACCATGCGCGATGAGCTGACCGATGCCGAGCTGAAGGCTGTGGAGCAAGCCTACTATGTCCACCTTCTGGAAGAGGACGACCAGCGACGTGACGGTGGTTTTTACGATGGTGAGATGCTCGAGCTGCCAGCGCCTACCTTCGATGAGTACGCCGAGAATGTTGCCTTCGGTCTCAAGCTCGCTGAGCACTATCTGCCACGCCGTGCGTCTAGCGAGTTTTACGATGACGAGGCGGATGAGGTCCTAAGCTGGGATGGCTTCGACATCAGTTTGTCCAAGAGTTCCATAAGTCGCAAGAAGGTCGTAGCGGCGATCCAGCGGGCAGAGATCAAGGCTTACAAGGACATCGCGCTGCGAAACCAAGGTGAGCTGATCGACACTCCTGTGGTCGACACACCTGTCGTCCGTAGGGCGAGTGGGGTCATGCTAAGCGACGCTGCTAAGGCTTGGGTCGCAGACAAGCGCCCGGGCTGGACTGACAAAACCGCCAAAGCGAATGAGGTTGCCATAGGTTGGTTCATTGACTTGGTAGGGGATAGGTTTCTCGGAGGCTACACCAAGGCAGATGGCAGAGCGTTCAAGGCGGCACTACAAGCGCTTCCCGCCAACTGGACCAAGCAACCACAATTGAAGGGTCTGAGCTTCAGCAAGGCTGTAGAGAAATCCGCCCAGCTTGGACTGGAACCGATGAGCCTAAAGAACGCAGCGAAGAACATGCAGTTCGTCGGGGCATTCTGGACGTGGGCGGAGGGCAACTACGATGAAGTGTCGGGCAGTCCGATGGTCAAGCTGTCGCTTCCGAAGAGCTCGGCTCGGGATGAGCGTGATGCGTTCACGTCTGACGACCTAGCTGCGATCTTCTCAGCTCCGCTGTATCGTGGGTGTTTGTCGCTGCACAACTGGAAGCAGAAGGGCAACGTCGTACCAGTCGATAGCGGTCGCTATTGGGTTCCACTGGTGGGGCTTTACACTGGCGCTCGTCTCGCTGAGATAGTGCAGCTCAACGTAGAAGACGTGAGGTTCGAGGGCGATGTGGCTTACCTCAGCTTGATGCCTGGAGCTGAAGAAGGCGACGATCGTCGGGTCAAGAATGCGAATGCTCGACGCAACATTCCAATTCACAGCCAGCTTGTCGCCGCAGGGTTCTTGGAATTTGTGCAACGGGCCACGTCAGGCAAGCAAAAGCGCCTGTTCCCAGACATTGATAAAGCCGCAGACGGCACGTACTCGTCCGCGTTCTCCAAGTGGTTCGGCAACTTCCTGAAGGCTTGCGGGGTCAAGACAAAGAAGAACAGCTTCCATAGCTTCCGTCACACGTTCGAAGACGCTTGTCGTGCTGGCGGTGTGCCGATGGAGTACATCAATGCCATCCAAGGCCATGCGCAGGGCGGCGAGGCTGATCGGTATGGCAATGGTGGTTATCCGGTAGCGTTGCTCAAGGCACAGATTGAGAAGGTGCGTCTGGTCAGCCTTCGGTGA
- a CDS encoding recombinase family protein, producing the protein MKIGYARVSSTGQNEAAQVDLLVAKGAEELFIDKASGTSREDRPKLEEAIRFARSGDVLLVTRLDRLARSVIDLHNISEELKAKGVELIVTEQSIDTTTPTGRMMFNMLGAIAEFETDLRRDRQLEGIAKAKQDGRYKGRPVTVDADAIRSALAAGETPTAVAKRLNVARSTVYRLKVG; encoded by the coding sequence ATGAAGATCGGTTATGCTCGCGTATCATCCACTGGTCAGAACGAAGCTGCTCAGGTTGACCTGTTGGTTGCCAAGGGGGCCGAGGAGCTGTTCATCGACAAAGCCAGCGGGACATCTCGTGAAGATCGCCCGAAGCTCGAAGAGGCAATCCGGTTTGCTCGCTCTGGTGATGTGCTGCTGGTGACACGACTGGATCGCTTGGCGCGGTCAGTCATCGATCTCCACAACATCAGCGAGGAGCTAAAAGCCAAGGGCGTTGAGCTGATCGTCACCGAACAGAGCATCGACACGACGACACCCACTGGTCGCATGATGTTCAACATGCTCGGGGCTATTGCAGAGTTTGAGACCGACTTACGCCGGGACCGTCAGCTTGAAGGGATCGCAAAGGCGAAGCAGGATGGACGCTACAAAGGCCGTCCGGTCACGGTGGACGCTGATGCCATCCGGTCAGCTTTGGCTGCTGGTGAGACTCCTACGGCCGTTGCAAAGCGACTAAACGTGGCGAGGTCGACTGTTTACCGCCTTAAAGTTGGCTGA
- a CDS encoding ParB/RepB/Spo0J family partition protein, with protein MSAKAERRTYDSIGSAIETLEKTLAAYPQPPQPPVHGLRVSEIIVCETLFQRRDQWANKLGREEHIRELKRAIKDDPTGMEPIDVWWGGDGWYLVDGHHRHQAYERLSFTGRVPVRVVSGSLNAALAHVGLSNTRNKLPMNNAERMTLAVFYVCLMPEKSLREIAKISGVGKTQVAKIRKAVDQLVSEGHRRMSLADESWESIRRQCNNFEPGERDYDLETRMKANDIKEALKPVLGRTPHFQTEAMIMALMELSPQLWRSISDIAIHRHEAEDDIDEEDLEY; from the coding sequence ATGTCCGCTAAGGCCGAAAGACGAACATACGACAGCATCGGCTCTGCCATCGAGACGCTGGAAAAGACCCTCGCAGCATATCCCCAACCACCGCAACCACCAGTCCATGGTCTCCGCGTGTCGGAAATCATCGTCTGCGAGACGTTGTTCCAAAGACGCGACCAATGGGCTAACAAGCTTGGCCGCGAAGAGCACATTCGCGAACTCAAGCGAGCGATCAAGGACGATCCCACAGGCATGGAACCCATCGATGTCTGGTGGGGGGGCGACGGATGGTACCTTGTAGACGGGCATCATCGTCATCAGGCTTACGAGCGCCTATCATTCACCGGGCGAGTACCCGTCAGGGTAGTGTCTGGCTCTTTGAATGCCGCCCTCGCTCACGTGGGCCTGAGCAACACTCGGAACAAGCTACCGATGAACAACGCAGAGCGCATGACGCTGGCCGTGTTCTACGTATGCCTCATGCCCGAGAAGTCCCTACGCGAGATCGCCAAGATCAGCGGCGTTGGCAAAACGCAGGTGGCCAAGATCCGTAAAGCTGTCGATCAACTGGTTTCCGAAGGCCACCGCCGGATGAGCCTCGCTGATGAAAGCTGGGAGAGCATCCGACGCCAATGCAACAACTTTGAGCCCGGAGAACGGGACTACGACCTAGAGACACGCATGAAAGCAAACGACATCAAAGAGGCCCTCAAGCCCGTCCTCGGGCGGACACCTCACTTCCAGACTGAGGCTATGATCATGGCGCTGATGGAGCTCTCCCCGCAACTCTGGCGGTCCATCAGTGACATCGCGATCCACCGGCACGAAGCCGAGGATGACATCGACGAGGAAGACCTCGAGTACTGA
- a CDS encoding ATP-binding protein encodes MADPTLFHSLTLEGFRAYLQPKTFDLSKKPCLAIFAPNGLGKSSVIDALEFLFSEHGTLERLGQRTQNNQAGPPALAHNGSQAAGIAPMVKFSTITGNTTVEGSRTATGNLRPIHAAATAMKAGFVVSPIIRGYTLRTFVEGHSPENRYSDVASWLQLSPLVEVQKNLRLLRRDVKAAAESATEQGRLAGLLRTETVQAVQTWDDATVLDFVNVNVIAPLDPQLTLAALSAEDEGYIEVGNRVEAEEKRLGLAGLKQIRNSLIALWEKIIPEDGGDAKYSGAIVAFNKAVSALADAKATEVVERDKASGTVFRSVWKEAEKLFVDDATAPDVCPVCATTIGDTAAGSVLAIRDLLATHIEDLQSYNDAKTALDNAETAASQAHNRLVARLPAMIEHLSDDDGDGFKTALIAYHSGVGGWPTVDAPDSSTIVAELETRLADLDHEIADIEAKQGEHTWVKVKASIDRLLKLQKEVTLATRTTEQLTTLHEALVAQATLVSGKIREKVQSLLDTLQAPMNDIYKEIQGAKAKLIRLELPGEDDTNQQRMQLVIDFADNRQSVAPGGYLSDSQIHSVALALRLAAIKKFNSAAPVLALDDVVTSYDADHRRAIAALLAKMFTDCQIILTTHDERFFNYLKDQLTAKDWQFTRIIGLDPAFGPRFADHKVTDEMISDHWAKGESAANEMRQAEEEWLLGIARGFGVNIRIRQLEKAYSYERSELASAIGGFLGDLKLTPADVPGVNNRFITSLIKGDIENFGSHFQDAPYGDGSIGDEQTRWNEFKAFRQQFECVCGRTKYQRPFGLNKPVCAHDKCETQFAFKQP; translated from the coding sequence ATGGCTGATCCGACGCTGTTTCACTCGCTGACGCTCGAAGGCTTCCGCGCCTATCTTCAGCCCAAGACTTTCGACCTCAGTAAGAAGCCGTGCCTCGCGATCTTCGCGCCCAACGGTCTGGGTAAATCGAGCGTCATTGACGCACTCGAATTTTTATTCTCCGAACATGGGACGCTCGAACGCCTTGGGCAGCGCACTCAAAACAACCAGGCCGGACCGCCCGCCCTCGCGCACAACGGCTCACAGGCGGCGGGCATCGCGCCAATGGTTAAGTTCTCCACGATCACCGGCAACACAACGGTCGAGGGCAGCCGTACCGCCACGGGCAATCTTCGGCCGATACATGCGGCAGCGACCGCGATGAAAGCTGGGTTCGTCGTCTCGCCGATCATCCGAGGCTATACGCTGCGCACCTTCGTTGAAGGGCATAGTCCGGAGAATCGCTACAGTGACGTGGCGAGCTGGCTGCAGCTTTCACCGCTGGTGGAAGTGCAGAAAAACCTCCGTCTTCTGCGCCGCGATGTGAAGGCCGCTGCCGAGAGTGCCACCGAACAGGGGCGCCTTGCCGGTCTGTTGCGGACTGAGACCGTACAGGCCGTTCAGACGTGGGACGACGCGACCGTGCTCGATTTCGTCAACGTGAACGTCATCGCTCCGCTCGATCCCCAATTAACACTCGCAGCGCTCTCAGCCGAGGACGAGGGTTATATCGAGGTTGGCAACCGTGTCGAGGCGGAGGAAAAGCGGCTGGGTCTTGCCGGTCTCAAACAGATCCGTAATTCGCTGATCGCGCTGTGGGAAAAGATCATCCCCGAGGACGGCGGCGACGCCAAATATTCGGGCGCCATCGTAGCGTTCAATAAGGCGGTTTCTGCGCTGGCCGACGCGAAGGCCACAGAGGTCGTTGAGCGCGACAAGGCGTCGGGCACGGTCTTCAGGTCAGTGTGGAAGGAAGCCGAGAAGCTGTTTGTCGACGACGCGACCGCGCCCGACGTATGCCCGGTCTGCGCCACGACGATCGGTGACACTGCCGCGGGAAGCGTGCTCGCCATCCGCGATCTATTGGCGACCCATATTGAGGATTTGCAAAGCTACAACGACGCGAAGACCGCGTTGGACAATGCCGAGACCGCCGCCAGCCAGGCGCACAATCGGCTCGTGGCGCGTCTTCCCGCGATGATCGAGCACTTGTCCGATGACGATGGCGACGGATTCAAGACCGCTCTCATCGCCTATCATTCCGGCGTTGGAGGATGGCCGACCGTTGACGCACCCGATTCCTCCACCATCGTCGCCGAGTTGGAGACGCGCCTCGCCGACCTTGATCATGAGATCGCCGACATCGAGGCGAAACAAGGCGAGCATACTTGGGTCAAGGTCAAGGCCAGCATCGACCGCCTGCTTAAGCTCCAAAAGGAAGTGACGCTGGCAACTCGCACCACCGAGCAGTTGACCACGCTGCACGAAGCGCTTGTCGCGCAGGCCACGCTCGTCTCGGGCAAAATCCGGGAGAAGGTCCAGTCGCTCCTCGACACGCTTCAGGCGCCGATGAACGACATTTACAAGGAGATCCAAGGCGCCAAAGCCAAGCTGATCCGACTTGAACTGCCTGGTGAGGACGACACCAACCAGCAGCGCATGCAGCTAGTGATCGACTTTGCGGACAATCGTCAAAGCGTCGCGCCGGGCGGCTATCTCAGCGACTCCCAGATCCATTCGGTCGCGCTTGCACTGCGCCTCGCGGCGATCAAGAAGTTCAACAGTGCCGCGCCGGTACTTGCGCTGGACGATGTCGTCACATCTTATGACGCCGACCATCGCCGCGCGATCGCTGCCCTGCTCGCGAAGATGTTCACGGACTGCCAGATCATCCTCACCACACATGACGAGCGCTTCTTCAATTATCTGAAGGACCAGCTCACTGCGAAGGACTGGCAGTTCACCCGAATCATCGGACTTGATCCGGCGTTTGGGCCCCGCTTCGCCGACCACAAGGTCACCGATGAAATGATCTCCGATCACTGGGCCAAGGGAGAATCCGCCGCGAACGAGATGCGTCAGGCGGAGGAGGAGTGGCTGCTGGGTATCGCCCGCGGGTTCGGCGTCAATATCCGCATCCGACAGCTCGAAAAGGCCTATTCCTACGAGCGTTCTGAACTGGCCTCGGCGATCGGCGGCTTCCTGGGCGACCTCAAGCTGACTCCCGCTGATGTGCCGGGCGTGAATAACCGCTTCATCACTAGCCTTATCAAAGGTGATATTGAGAATTTCGGAAGCCACTTTCAGGACGCCCCCTATGGCGACGGCTCGATTGGGGACGAGCAGACGCGGTGGAACGAGTTCAAGGCGTTCCGCCAGCAATTCGAATGTGTGTGCGGTCGCACCAAGTATCAGCGGCCTTTCGGCCTTAACAAGCCAGTGTGTGCGCATGATAAATGCGAGACCCAGTTCGCGTTTAAGCAGCCTTAG
- a CDS encoding tyrosine-type recombinase/integrase, giving the protein MGISQYDPAAAGRPAWNAGRQVGAKRALKVRQIWSIRFFLDREGRMRDRALFDLAIDSKLRGCDLVKIKIGTLVAGPAIRTRSMVIQQKTGRPVQFEITADTRASLLAWLERRGGTVDDYAFPSRVVHDGHLSTRQYARLVDEWVTAIGRTPEEYGTHSLRRTKASLIYKATGNLRAIQILLGHSKIENTVRYLGVDVDDALSLSEATEI; this is encoded by the coding sequence ATGGGTATCTCACAGTACGACCCTGCTGCTGCAGGAAGACCTGCTTGGAATGCCGGTAGGCAGGTTGGCGCCAAACGTGCGTTGAAGGTCAGACAAATCTGGTCAATTCGCTTCTTCCTTGACCGAGAGGGAAGGATGAGGGACCGAGCACTTTTTGACTTGGCTATCGACAGCAAGCTTCGCGGCTGCGATCTGGTGAAGATCAAGATCGGCACGCTCGTGGCGGGACCTGCCATTCGAACTCGGTCGATGGTAATCCAGCAGAAGACAGGCAGACCCGTCCAATTCGAGATCACCGCTGACACAAGGGCCAGCCTGCTTGCTTGGCTTGAGCGACGCGGCGGGACGGTCGATGACTACGCCTTTCCAAGCCGTGTAGTGCACGATGGTCATCTGAGCACCCGTCAATACGCCAGGCTGGTGGACGAGTGGGTCACTGCAATCGGGCGGACGCCTGAGGAATATGGCACCCATTCGCTGCGCCGTACAAAGGCGTCGCTCATTTACAAAGCCACAGGCAACCTTCGGGCCATCCAGATACTTCTTGGCCATAGCAAGATCGAGAACACAGTTCGTTACCTTGGCGTGGATGTCGACGACGCTTTGTCGTTGTCAGAGGCAACCGAAATCTGA
- a CDS encoding NUDIX domain-containing protein — translation MHTWRPASTIRFKALGLQWRGDRLLASEVYDDAGRLKGVRPLGGTVEFGETAEAALIREFQEELGIEVNIVGGPTFMQNIYTHEGELGHEILAIFDVQFPPDAFAGQSRITFNEDSGVGCFAEWFALDRLDGTGQPQLYPAGLKAHLLNAKKAAALPI, via the coding sequence ATGCACACATGGCGCCCCGCATCTACAATCCGTTTCAAAGCTCTGGGACTGCAGTGGCGAGGCGACCGTCTCCTTGCATCTGAAGTTTATGATGATGCTGGGCGGCTGAAGGGCGTTCGCCCGCTTGGCGGCACCGTCGAGTTTGGTGAAACGGCCGAAGCGGCCCTCATCCGAGAGTTTCAGGAAGAACTTGGGATAGAGGTGAACATCGTAGGTGGCCCTACCTTCATGCAGAACATCTACACCCATGAAGGCGAACTTGGGCACGAGATACTGGCGATATTCGATGTGCAGTTTCCGCCGGACGCCTTTGCCGGACAGAGCCGCATCACATTCAACGAGGATAGCGGAGTGGGATGCTTCGCGGAGTGGTTTGCATTGGATAGGCTGGACGGGACAGGGCAGCCCCAGCTTTATCCTGCCGGCCTAAAAGCACACCTACTTAACGCGAAAAAAGCGGCAGCCTTGCCCATATAG
- a CDS encoding NAD-dependent succinate-semialdehyde dehydrogenase: MKTLSDPSLLVSKNLINGVFIGNEERAVTNPANGTFLAHVPNFGAAEATEAVEAASAAFHAWAARTAKDRAAILRRWFDLIIANREDIATILTAEQGKPIAEARGEVDYAASYIEFYAEEAKRIAGEILPSHRSDARIMVLRQPIGVVAAITPWNFPAAMITRKIAPALAAGCTVVVKPAMETPLTALALAELAQRAGFPAGVINVITGSASEIGGVLTSHPKVRMVGFTGSTPIGKMLMRQSADTLKKVALELGGNAPFIVFDDADIDAAVEGAMVSKFRNMGQTCVCTNRIYVHRSIEAQFVEKLVARVAALQVGDGFETGVVQGPLINAAAVSKVEEHISDALAKGAKLETGGKRHALGQTFFEPTVLSGVTETMAIANDETFGPVAPVFVFDTDEEVIAAANNVETGLAAYFFSQNLGRVFRVMEQLEYGMVGINTGLISTELAPFGGVKESGNSREGSHHGITEFTELKYACIGAI; encoded by the coding sequence ATGAAAACTCTTTCTGATCCGAGCCTCCTCGTTTCGAAAAACCTCATCAATGGGGTTTTCATCGGCAATGAGGAGCGTGCCGTGACCAATCCTGCCAATGGAACGTTCCTGGCGCATGTGCCCAATTTCGGAGCAGCAGAAGCCACCGAGGCTGTTGAAGCTGCCTCCGCCGCATTCCACGCTTGGGCTGCCCGCACAGCCAAAGACCGCGCAGCTATTTTGCGTCGGTGGTTCGATCTCATCATCGCCAACCGTGAAGACATCGCCACCATCCTCACTGCGGAGCAAGGCAAGCCAATCGCAGAGGCGCGAGGGGAAGTGGACTACGCAGCCAGCTACATCGAGTTTTATGCGGAAGAAGCCAAGCGCATTGCGGGTGAGATCCTGCCCTCGCACCGCAGCGACGCGCGGATTATGGTTCTGCGCCAACCTATAGGCGTGGTGGCGGCAATCACGCCTTGGAACTTTCCTGCGGCAATGATCACTCGGAAGATCGCACCAGCGCTGGCGGCGGGATGCACCGTCGTGGTCAAGCCCGCTATGGAAACGCCTCTTACTGCTTTAGCACTAGCGGAGCTGGCGCAGCGAGCAGGTTTCCCAGCTGGTGTGATCAACGTCATCACCGGCAGCGCGAGCGAAATTGGTGGCGTTTTAACTTCGCACCCTAAGGTGCGCATGGTTGGGTTCACAGGTTCGACGCCAATCGGCAAGATGCTGATGCGTCAGTCTGCGGATACGCTCAAGAAGGTTGCTCTAGAGCTAGGCGGCAATGCGCCCTTTATCGTCTTTGACGATGCCGATATCGACGCTGCAGTTGAAGGCGCGATGGTCTCGAAATTCCGGAACATGGGACAAACCTGCGTCTGTACCAATCGTATCTATGTTCACCGCTCGATCGAAGCGCAGTTTGTTGAAAAGCTGGTGGCGCGCGTCGCAGCGCTCCAGGTTGGTGACGGGTTTGAGACCGGCGTTGTGCAAGGGCCGCTGATCAACGCGGCTGCTGTTAGCAAGGTCGAGGAGCATATCAGCGACGCTTTGGCGAAGGGGGCGAAGCTCGAGACAGGCGGCAAGCGCCATGCGCTAGGGCAGACATTCTTTGAGCCCACTGTTTTGTCCGGGGTGACCGAAACAATGGCGATCGCCAATGACGAAACCTTTGGCCCTGTGGCGCCTGTGTTTGTATTCGACACCGACGAAGAGGTGATCGCTGCGGCGAACAATGTCGAGACGGGCTTGGCGGCCTATTTCTTTTCGCAGAACCTAGGGCGAGTGTTCCGCGTCATGGAACAGCTTGAATATGGCATGGTTGGCATCAATACCGGGCTGATTTCGACCGAGCTCGCCCCTTTCGGCGGCGTCAAGGAAAGCGGCAATTCCCGCGAAGGATCGCACCACGGCATCACCGAGTTCACCGAACTCAAATACGCCTGCATCGGCGCGATCTAA
- the gabT gene encoding 4-aminobutyrate--2-oxoglutarate transaminase has translation MSANTDLQTRRLEAIPRGLANAFPVYVERAENSELWDKEGKRYIDFAGGIAVLNTGHRHPKVVAAVSAQLDAFTHTAFQILPYEPYVAVCERLNAVAPFDGPARSVLFSTGAEAVENAIKIARAATGRTGVIAFTGGFHGRTTLTMALTGKVVPYKTKFGVAPPAIYHLPFPAESHGVTVEETLRALNNLFRADIAPTDVAAIIIEPVQGEGGFLPSPKALLEALRKTCDEHGIVLIADEVQTGFARTGKMFAIEHSGVQPDLVTVAKSLAGGFPLSGVIGRADIMDAAEPGGLGGTYAGSPIACAAALAVMDIIAEENLLERAQFIGETIKRHLEALATVAHPIAHVRGPGAMVAFDIVDASGAPDAARTKAVIQAAIDDGLVLLSCGIHGNTIRILNPLTISDALLSEGLEKLTSALAKSA, from the coding sequence ATGTCCGCCAATACTGATCTGCAGACCCGCCGGCTCGAAGCCATTCCTCGCGGCCTCGCCAATGCTTTCCCTGTCTATGTCGAGCGTGCCGAAAACAGTGAGCTCTGGGACAAAGAAGGCAAGCGCTACATCGACTTTGCAGGTGGTATCGCGGTTCTCAACACGGGCCATCGCCATCCGAAAGTCGTTGCGGCGGTCTCGGCGCAGTTAGACGCCTTCACCCACACCGCTTTCCAGATCCTCCCCTACGAGCCCTATGTTGCGGTCTGCGAACGGCTGAACGCTGTAGCGCCATTCGACGGCCCGGCGAGATCGGTGCTGTTTTCGACGGGCGCTGAAGCAGTCGAAAACGCCATTAAAATTGCCCGCGCAGCAACCGGTCGAACTGGCGTGATTGCCTTCACCGGCGGCTTCCACGGCCGCACCACGCTGACCATGGCACTGACAGGGAAAGTGGTACCGTACAAAACCAAGTTTGGAGTTGCGCCACCGGCAATTTATCACCTGCCCTTCCCGGCGGAGAGCCATGGGGTCACGGTAGAAGAAACACTGCGGGCCCTAAACAACCTATTCCGGGCCGATATCGCACCAACCGATGTTGCAGCTATCATCATTGAACCCGTTCAAGGTGAAGGCGGCTTCCTGCCATCGCCCAAGGCTCTGCTGGAGGCTCTGCGCAAAACCTGTGATGAGCATGGCATCGTTCTAATCGCTGACGAGGTGCAGACGGGTTTCGCCCGCACCGGCAAAATGTTTGCCATCGAGCACTCTGGCGTTCAGCCGGATTTGGTCACAGTGGCTAAGTCTCTCGCTGGCGGATTCCCATTGTCTGGTGTGATAGGCCGTGCAGACATTATGGACGCAGCTGAACCTGGGGGGCTCGGCGGCACCTATGCCGGTAGTCCGATTGCGTGTGCAGCGGCGCTGGCTGTAATGGACATTATCGCAGAAGAAAATCTGCTTGAGCGTGCGCAGTTCATCGGTGAAACAATCAAACGCCATCTCGAAGCGCTGGCGACTGTCGCTCACCCTATCGCCCATGTTCGCGGTCCGGGCGCCATGGTGGCGTTTGACATCGTTGACGCATCAGGCGCTCCCGATGCGGCGCGTACAAAAGCGGTTATCCAGGCAGCAATTGACGACGGTTTGGTGCTGCTATCGTGTGGCATTCATGGCAACACTATTCGTATCTTGAACCCGCTGACAATTTCCGACGCACTGCTCTCCGAAGGGCTCGAAAAGCTCACCTCAGCGCTGGCCAAATCCGCTTAA
- a CDS encoding LysR substrate-binding domain-containing protein: MSDEGPKLPPMILLRAFEATARTGSMRRAADDVGISHTVVSRHVRNLEHWFGQDLITAGPRGVVLTEQGEVLYEAVSRAFRIIGNATAELRPSPTASLKIWCFPGFATRWLAPKLTQLEEALGNCDITLRAINRIPNFAEGEADVMIVYAGRDAVPEGATPLLAPRMFPVASPLWIARHGVPQSPEELASASLIHEESKQQWTDWFEAMGVRLRQDLKGPKLWDANLGFDAALAGQGVALASRITAGQELAEGRLVELLKSDIRLGGYHLLFGSKNQNQRVVTRFAQWLGDTLAAEPL, translated from the coding sequence ATGAGTGACGAAGGCCCAAAATTACCGCCCATGATCCTGCTGCGCGCCTTTGAGGCGACTGCGCGGACCGGAAGCATGCGCCGCGCAGCGGATGATGTTGGCATCAGCCATACGGTGGTAAGCCGCCATGTTCGCAATCTCGAGCATTGGTTTGGGCAGGACCTGATAACGGCTGGACCGCGGGGCGTGGTGCTAACCGAGCAGGGGGAAGTGCTGTATGAGGCGGTGTCCCGGGCCTTCCGGATTATAGGCAATGCGACAGCCGAACTGCGCCCCTCACCGACAGCGTCTCTGAAAATCTGGTGCTTTCCAGGCTTTGCGACGCGCTGGTTGGCCCCAAAACTCACCCAGCTCGAAGAGGCTTTGGGCAATTGCGACATTACCCTGCGCGCGATTAATCGTATCCCCAACTTCGCTGAAGGCGAAGCCGACGTGATGATCGTTTACGCGGGGCGAGATGCAGTTCCCGAAGGCGCAACGCCGCTTCTCGCGCCTCGTATGTTCCCGGTCGCTAGCCCGCTTTGGATTGCGCGGCATGGTGTGCCGCAATCACCTGAAGAGCTGGCATCCGCCTCCCTGATCCATGAGGAAAGCAAGCAGCAGTGGACCGATTGGTTCGAAGCGATGGGGGTGAGGCTGCGGCAAGACCTCAAAGGGCCGAAACTGTGGGACGCCAATCTCGGTTTTGATGCGGCACTGGCCGGTCAGGGCGTGGCTTTGGCGAGCCGCATCACGGCGGGGCAAGAGCTTGCCGAGGGGCGGCTGGTCGAACTTTTAAAGAGCGATATTCGCCTTGGCGGCTACCATCTGCTCTTCGGGTCGAAAAACCAGAACCAACGCGTTGTGACGCGATTTGCGCAGTGGTTGGGTGACACTCTCGCAGCTGAACCGCTCTAG